In the Phaeodactylum tricornutum CCAP 1055/1 chromosome 13, whole genome shotgun sequence genome, TGCTGCCCGTGCCCAGCGAGTTGCCCCACGCTGGAACAATGCAAGCAAGCGCAATCCAAACCAGAAGGCTACAGCAAAGCAAAACGGTGGCAACACCGCTGCAAAAAAGACCCACGTCGTTGGTATCGCTACAATAATTTTGGCATACACTGCGCAGCCATTGACGGGTTTGTCGTGGACGTCGCCATCGTCTCCCCcaacgaaagcgacgatGTTGTGACGGTGGTGTTCTTCCGCTTCCTTCGCTATCGTATGATATCACATCGGCGTCATTTCCTCGCATTTCGCTGACGGAAAATTCTTTTCCACGATGCCTCAAAAGCGATGAAACATGATTAACAGTAATTCCACTATCGTAAGCTGTTGCAGCCGCAGCTACTGGAGCTGAAGTACCGGAGCGCTCGTAGTCGCTGAAAGAGGCATTTGAAGAGAGGAAGGACGAATTCTCTTGACTGTCAGAGTCCGATGACCCTGCATCGTCCCAAATTCTGTCCAATCGATTGTAAGTTTGCCACATGTTGTCAACAACTGTAAACCGAAAGCAACTACTCCGTTAGCCTCGATCGTAATCTGTTTCTGGTGGTTATTGTTTTCTCAACGTTTGTGATGTACCTCGCTAACTTTTGTGAGAAAAAGAATTTAGAAAATATTTGAATTTGAATAAAAGTCAACTCAATATTTGTCCTGTTCCTATTCGTAATTGATTTGGTAGTTGTCAGCACAGGTACATAAAACTGTGTCTGCGACTATGACTATCTGATCAAAGAGAAGCTGATGTGTGCAACTTTCCATTCAATTCACAAAGACTGTTCCCTGATAATTGTATCGTCTGCTGAAAGTTATTCCGTGGACCTTTAAATAAATGCCGAGATGCGCTTTGCGATGTCCAATCCAATCAGTAGTAGACTATCTTCCGGCGCCCATGGCAAGCGTCACCTTTCACAATAGTAAGCTTATAGATAGCACACAACGGACGAGAGGTGCAACTAACCAATCAACTTTATGAAAACCAAGAAATCTCCTAACATTTTTGTTATCTGCCATTCACAAAAATGTAGAACCCGCAGGTAGTGGTGAATGACACAGTAATTGGATACCTTCCAGCCCCATCACTGTTCACATATCTGTAACAGATAATCTTAGAATTTATAGACATATATTGGAACATCACCTTTGGTAGTCCTGTCCACTGAGATTGGATCCCAACTATGTATCCGAAACATGTAAGCCACGATTCGAATGGACCTCTTTGCTTCGATTCGTCGCTGGACTACTTTATCCAGAAGAGGTTGAATTTTCAGTAGTCCTTTagggacaagaaaaagataGATTGCTGTAGAGTCGTCAAGCAAAGTCAAAGTTTCGCTAGACGGTAGACTTTTACGTCCATCCTTCTCTGCATATCCGACTTTAAGCACGTCGCCGAAACGAATATTGATTCGATTTTGAGTCGATAGAGGTTGTGACGATATTGCGTTCCAAGCTCGAGTTGTAAACTTGAGATCCATTTCGATTCCCACGCACTGGAGGCCAGGTACCATCTGAACAGCAGCGAGAAGCAGCCGGGCATCACCACAGCCTAAGTCGAATAAGACGTCGTCGTGATGTAGATCCAAAATTTGCAGAATAGCCAATTGAGCTTGTTCGCTCGTTGGGTTGAATGGTGCTAGACGATGGTGGTCCTGTGCGGTCACCGCAACATTACGTGCCAATTTTTCAATGCAATAATCAGAACTATCTATAGCTTTCAGAGGCATACTTGCTAGTTCGGCTTCTGAAACTGCAAATTGGGCCTGCTTCTAACCTGAAGcggctgacagtgaaacagTTACCTGGCTCTACCATGGTCGCTTTGATCGCATAGAGGAGCACATTGTTGGTGCACGGAAACCCGACTTCACTGATTTTAAATAGTTTGATAGAGACGATTATGGTAATTGTAACTCTACAGCACTCTTAGTTTAGTGGTAAAATAGTTGCCTTCCAAGCAATTGTCCCGGGTTCGATTCCCGGAGGGTGCATACCTTTTTCTTTTACATCGGGTAAGTGCTGCTATTGTTTGCCAGACGCAACAGGTCGTGGTCTAGAGTTAACTAGGTTTTTATTCGGAAAGCAAATAGTTAGGATGTTTCATTAGTCCTTCCTCACAGGCAACCGCAATGACTTTGTAGCATTTGTTCAGATTAAACACATCATTGCCATCAGTAATACTCCGTAAACTGCTTTCCATATCAACCCAAATTTCTCGTCCTTGACCGGCCTCAGCAACATCTTGCAGCACTTGTCGAATGTTGGGCGGACCTATGCCTCCAGCATAGCCTATATCGTAGAGCTCCGGTGGAGGTGGCCATGCCGACGAATTCAGGACCCCAGTTCCTTTGGATTCGTCCACAAGCATGGAAACGTTGGGCGGCAAACCAGCCGCAATGAGCCCTTGCCACAACGGACGGGTCTCTTCATTCTTTTGTACAATAAACTCCAGTTGCGGAAATTCTTTCATGACCGTGGCAACCAGTAATATGGATTCAGTCAAGCGTGACGTCTCCACACCGTTCACTGCGGTTGCGTTGATCTGAACACGCTGAAATCCCCACGATTGAAGCTGTTGGACAAAGTCTGACTGCCCATTGAGGACTTCGTTTACTCGGCTGCCACATAAGTGAGCGGCAAGTTTTATGCGGTTGCCTTTCGCTGTGTCAGCGATTTGAGTGTTATATGTACGAACGACGTTAGCGAGTTGTTCGACCCAAGTATCCGAAGCGTACCGGGGCATTCCGGCCTTATCGGGCCGAAACAAAATGCCGAATTCTACGACGGGGTAGGCGTGCGCCATCATCACCAACAAATGGGGATGAACCGAATCGTCCGCGCCACAAAATCCCAGTGCACGTAAGCGTGTGGCGGTCGTGATCGATGACTTGATATCGGGAAGAGGGGTCGACATTGCTGTTTGATTTTTAAGTCGAAGCTTTTTATTATGAAGAAAA is a window encoding:
- a CDS encoding predicted protein; protein product: MPLKAIDSSDYCIEKLARNVAVTAQDHHRLAPFNPTSEQAQLAILQILDLHHDDVLFDLGCGDARLLLAAVQMVPGLQCVGIEMDLKFTTRAWNAISSQPLSTQNRINIRFGDVLKVGYAEKDGRKSLPSSETLTLLDDSTAIYLFLVPKGLLKIQPLLDKVVQRRIEAKRSIRIVAYMFRIHSWDPISVDRTTKGDVPIYVYKF
- a CDS encoding predicted protein, which gives rise to MSTPLPDIKSSITTATRLRALGFCGADDSVHPHLLVMMAHAYPVVEFGILFRPDKAGMPRYASDTWVEQLANVVRTYNTQIADTAKGNRIKLAAHLCGSRVNEVLNGQSDFVQQLQSWGFQRVQINATAVNGVETSRLTESILLVATVMKEFPQLEFIVQKNEETRPLWQGLIAAGLPPNVSMLVDESKGTGVLNSSAWPPPPELYDIGYAGGIGPPNIRQVLQDVAEAGQGREIWVDMESSLRSITDGNDVFNLNKCYKVIAVACEEGLMKHPNYLLSE